The Tenrec ecaudatus isolate mTenEca1 chromosome 6, mTenEca1.hap1, whole genome shotgun sequence genome has a window encoding:
- the CTDSP2 gene encoding carboxy-terminal domain RNA polymerase II polypeptide A small phosphatase 2, with product MEHGSIITQARREDALVLTKQGLVSKSSPKKPRGRNIFKALFCCFRAQHVGQSSSCTELAAYKEETNTIAKSDLLQCLQYQFYQIPGTCLLPEVTEEDQGRICVVIDLDETLVHSSFKPINNADFIVPVEIEGTTHQVYVLKRPYVDEFLRRMGELFECVLFTASLAKYADPVTDLLDRCGVFRARLFRESCVFHQGCYVKDLSRLGRDLRKTLILDNSPASYIFHPENAVPVQSWFDDMADTELLNLIPIFEELSGAEDVYTSLGQLRAP from the exons GCCTGGTCTCCAAGTCCTCTCCCAAGAAGCCTCGTGGGCGTAACATCTTCAAGGCCCTCTTTTGCTGTTTTCGTGCCCAGCATGTTGGCCAATCAAGCTCTTGTACTGAGCTTGCTGCGTACAAGGAGGAAACCAACACCATTGCTAAG TCGGACCTGCTTCAATGCCTCCAGTACCAGTTCTATCAG ATCCCAGGGACCTGCCTGCTcccagaggtgacagaagaagatcAAGGAAGGATATGTGTGGTCATTGACCTGGATGAAACCCTGGTGCACAGCTCTTTTAAG CCCATCAACAATGCTGATTTCATAGTGCCTGTGGAGATTGAGGGAACCACGCACCAG GTGTATGTGCTCAAGAGGCCTTATGTGGATGAGTTCCTGAGGCGAATGGGGGAACTCTTTGAATGTGTCCTCTTCACTGCCAGCCTAGCCAAG TATGCCGACCCTGTCACGGACTTGCTGGACCGCTGCGGGGTGTTCCGGGCCCGCCTGTTCCGGGAGTCCTGTGTGTTCCACCAGGGCTGCTACGTCAAGGATCTCAGCCGCCTGGGCAGGGACCTGAGGAAAACCCTCATCCTGGACAACTCGCCAGCTTCATACATCTTCCACCCAGAGAACGCC GTGCCTGTGCAGTCCTGGTTTGATGACATGGCAGACACTGAGTTGCTGAATCTGATCCCCATCTTCGAGGAGCTGAGCGGAGCAGAGGATGTCTACACCAGCCTTGGGCAGCTGCGGGCCCCGTAG